The proteins below are encoded in one region of Hordeum vulgare subsp. vulgare chromosome 3H, MorexV3_pseudomolecules_assembly, whole genome shotgun sequence:
- the LOC123442106 gene encoding RING-H2 finger protein ATL78-like — MSDFAAATAGLLVMRMVEATSSWFSVDPGPADPGCQFAVFVRCYVKRSLEFHGRGQPATVRHQPYIGPTNGSARKFLVKDLSVLQTDGGCRWALRRMLARMPQLGVLRLAEDEWDAVVPSNVVPQIVRVACGDGATRGFTFRFVLEVARKFVHDEQALLMACKERELAGSDSPDDCPICLEGLEGELAVQPPRCPHTFHRRCIFRWFCQAPTCPICRRDVRICALPEFLAL; from the coding sequence ATGTCGGatttcgccgccgccaccgctggcCTATTGGTCATGCGCATGGTCGAGGCGACCTCAAGCTGGTTCTCCGTTGATCCCGGGCCGGCCGACCCTGGGTGCCAGTTCGCGGTGTTCGTGAGGTGCTATGTCAAGCGGTCCCTGGAGTTCCACGGACGCGGCCAGCCGGCGACCGTGCGGCACCAGCCGTACATCGGGCCAACCAACGGCTCCGCCAGGAAGTTCCTCGTGAAAGACCTCTCCGTGCTCCAGACCGACGGTGGCTGCCGCTGGGCGCTCCGCAGGATGCTGGCGAGGATGCCCCAGCTCGGTGTGCTCCGCCTCGCCGAGGACGAGTGGGACGCCGTCGTACCCTCCAACGTGGTGCCGCAGATCGTCCGCGTGGCGTGCGGCGACGGCGCCACCCGCGGCTTCACCTTCCGCTTCGTGCTGGAGGTGGCCCGGAAGTTCGTACACGACGAGCAGGCTCTCCTGATGGCGTGTAAGGAGAGGGAGCTGGCCGGCAGCGACAGCCCCGACGACTGCCCGATCTGCTTGGAGGGTCTGGAGGGAGAGCTCGCCGTGCAGCCGCCGAGGTGCCCGCACACGTTCCACCGCCGGTGCATTTTCAGGTGGTTCTGCCAGGCGCCGACGTGCCCGATTTGCCGCCGCGACGTGAGGATCTGTGCCCTGCCGGAGTTTCTTGCTCTGTAG